The DNA region AGAGCAAGAAGCGCCGGGTCCTGTTCTCCAAGGCCCAGACCCTGGAGCTGGAGAGGCGCTTCCGCCAGCAGCGCTACCTGTCCGGCCCGGAGAGGGAGCAGCTGGCTCGGCTCCTCAGCCTGACCCCGACCCAGGTGAAGATCTGGTTCCAGAACCACCGCTACAAGATGAAGAGAGGCCGGGCAGAGGGAGCGCTGCAGGACCTGGAGATACCGCAGCCTCCAATGCTACGCAGAGTCGTCGTTCCTATCCTGGTCCGGGATGGGAAACCTTATCACACCTGCTTACTTGACACGGAGAAAGCTGGATGTTTACATCCTTCTTCTCCAGCGGTCCACTTCCCCCTGGCCTACCCGTCTCTTCAGCACCCGTCCCACGTCGCTCTTCCTCCGCGGTACCACCAGCACTTTCCGGCCTCCAGACTCGCCTGGAGAGACTTTTGGAGCGACTCGCTCCACTTTAACTCCTTCAAGTGAAAGTGAAGGCCTCATTTCAACGCACAAACTCATTTAGAAATtgcatcaaatgttttctgaatgCAAATTTTCGAGCAATTAAACATATAGATTTTCATATAGAACGAAGgatattttgcacattttattttgatattttactattttttttaaatgctgatAATATTTTCTCATACGAGGCTTACTGGTGTAGATTTTTTAATTATCCGGTGAGataatgtatttgtatgtgAAACTGTTGAAACATAATATTTGTATAAATAACTTTTGTTGAAGACAAATAAGTTGCAGTAGGCTTTAGGCGGTGATAGAAGAGAAGCCTGAATGTTTGAAGGAaaatataatgttattttttgtctttaaggAGACTTTCTTTAAaggtttttaatgtttaaaatgtttctttttgtgaacgaaattattaataaaaagttTCTCATATTTTGTATGATAAGTTTTACTGTGTAATGtactttatttttcatgttttagccCCCAAAAAGTGTATCCAattctgaaaacaaaacagttgcacaaacaaatctttaaaaaatcaattttagttttttttcttatttttaagtTTAGCTTTTCATG from Sebastes umbrosus isolate fSebUmb1 chromosome 16, fSebUmb1.pri, whole genome shotgun sequence includes:
- the nkx2.9 gene encoding NK2 transcription factor related, locus 9 isoform X2, yielding MAGVATIQLKTSDEGSLEASPDSTKPDDSSLDSEPDKSKKKSKKRRVLFSKAQTLELERRFRQQRYLSGPEREQLARLLSLTPTQVKIWFQNHRYKMKRGRAEGALQDLEIPQPPMLRRVVVPILVRDGKPYHTCLLDTEKAGCLHPSSPAVHFPLAYPSLQHPSHVALPPRYHQHFPASRLAWRDFWSDSLHFNSFK
- the nkx2.9 gene encoding NK2 transcription factor related, locus 9 isoform X1, producing the protein MAAPTKFSFSVRSILDLPEQDAEAGPRSSHLYSSSCSSSSPYSSWMDCDRSPCISSDEGSLEASPDSTKPDDSSLDSEPDKSKKKSKKRRVLFSKAQTLELERRFRQQRYLSGPEREQLARLLSLTPTQVKIWFQNHRYKMKRGRAEGALQDLEIPQPPMLRRVVVPILVRDGKPYHTCLLDTEKAGCLHPSSPAVHFPLAYPSLQHPSHVALPPRYHQHFPASRLAWRDFWSDSLHFNSFK